From the Syntrophales bacterium genome, one window contains:
- a CDS encoding Asp-tRNA(Asn)/Glu-tRNA(Gln) amidotransferase GatCAB subunit B, with protein sequence GRSPEEIIEEKGLVQITDEGVLEKTVAEVLEANPTQVEKYKGGREKLFGYFVGQVMKASGGKANPKLVNELLKKMLGK encoded by the coding sequence GGCCGTTCCCCGGAAGAAATAATAGAAGAAAAAGGACTGGTACAGATAACCGATGAAGGTGTTCTGGAAAAAACCGTCGCGGAAGTCCTCGAAGCCAATCCCACCCAGGTGGAGAAGTATAAAGGCGGCAGGGAAAAACTTTTTGGCTATTTTGTTGGTCAGGTCATGAAGGCATCCGGAGGGAAGGCCAACCCGAAACTCGTCAATGAGCTCCTTAAAAAAATGCTTGGAAAGTAA